The genome window TTCCCTATTATTTATTTTGCTTTGATATCTTTTAAACCAGAGCATGATATTTGGAATTTATTTTCACTCAACTTCACTTTAGAAAATTATAGGGCGGTGCTTTTTTTGGGCGTTCATAACGAATCGCCATATATGATATTTTATCGCCCATTAATTAATAGCATAATTATTTCAGGGATTGCTACTTTAATTAGTCTTTTTGTATCACTTTTGACTGCTTATAGCATAACTAGATTTAATTATAAAGGAAGAGAAAATATTGCATTTTTCATTTTAACTCTATATATGGTGCCCCCTATTGTAACTTTTATCCCTTTATGGGATATCGCATTCTCATTAAATTTACTTGATACACATATTTTTCTGATATGGTGCTATACATTTTTTGGAATTCCTTTGTCAACATGGCTATTAAGAGGCTTTCTTGTATCTATACCTGTAGATATTGAGGAATCTGCAATGGTAGATGGATGTTCGCGAATTAGCGTTCTTCTTCGAATTACTTTACCTCTTTTAAAACCAGGTTTAGCTGCTACAGCAATTTTAACATTTTTACTTAATTGGAATGAATATCTTTTCGCATCTACATTTACTAGTTTTAATGCTATTACACTACCAGTAACTATTTCTAAATTTGGCTTTTGGTTGGTAATAGATTGGACTTCAATGGCTGCTATGTCAACTCTTGCTCTATTGCCCGTTTTTATTCTATGTTTTTTGGCTCAAAGACATATTATATCAGGCTTAACACTTGGTGCTGTTAGACAATAATATCTTTAAAAATTTAATTAATACTGTATTTTATCATTTTTAAGTTAATATGCTGAAGAAATAAGTTTTTATCAACTATTTTTTAAAGGTTTAGTAATTTGTACATTCTTTTATAAAAAATATAATCAAAATAGAGGTTTCATAGTAAAAACTTGGAACAAAAAAAGGAAGTTTAATGCAAGATGTCGATTGTCTCGATTAAGTAAGTTATAAACTAAGTAATATTAAAATCCTATTGTAAGAATTTAATATTTCCCTAAATGATACCGAAATCCTGCTCGAAAGAATCTTTTTAAGCTAATATGTAAAAACTAATCATTTTTAAGTTTAAAAATAGAAAAGTTTTAATACTATCTTTTTATTTTGCCTTATAGGGATTTTACTGGAGTTGAATAAAAAATGTATTGGAGTATTGAAGAAGCTGAATCTAGATTATTTAGAATGGGTTCTCTTACAGCTATAATTGGAGCTGTACATATTTTTTCACTTATTTTAAATTGGTATGTTTATACAAGCGATAGTATTCAATCTATTGCAATTCAAGGATATATGATTAATGAAGTTTTATTTTTATCTGTTTTTGGTGGAGTTTTAGCAGGTTTAGCTGCTCTTTCAACATTTTTAACAAAAAAATTATCTCAAATGAAGAATGTTGAAGCATTTTGCGCATTTGTAGGAGGAATAATAGCTTTAATATCTCCTATATATATGATATTTATAAAAATACCTAAACTTGGAACAGGATATTATGATGTAGGCTTATTTGTTTCTATAATATCTGCAATTAGCTTATTAGTTTCGGGTATAATAATATCTTTTATACCAACAAGATTTGAAGTAATACCTGCACCTGCTCCAAGTACAACTTTGCCTACTGGAATT of Nitrososphaerota archaeon contains these proteins:
- a CDS encoding carbohydrate ABC transporter permease; amino-acid sequence: MKEKLHILENIITYLLLAIALIFFTFPIIYFALISFKPEHDIWNLFSLNFTLENYRAVLFLGVHNESPYMIFYRPLINSIIISGIATLISLFVSLLTAYSITRFNYKGRENIAFFILTLYMVPPIVTFIPLWDIAFSLNLLDTHIFLIWCYTFFGIPLSTWLLRGFLVSIPVDIEESAMVDGCSRISVLLRITLPLLKPGLAATAILTFLLNWNEYLFASTFTSFNAITLPVTISKFGFWLVIDWTSMAAMSTLALLPVFILCFLAQRHIISGLTLGAVRQ
- a CDS encoding RING finger protein, with product MYWSIEEAESRLFRMGSLTAIIGAVHIFSLILNWYVYTSDSIQSIAIQGYMINEVLFLSVFGGVLAGLAALSTFLTKKLSQMKNVEAFCAFVGGIIALISPIYMIFIKIPKLGTGYYDVGLFVSIISAISLLVSGIIISFIPTRFEVIPAPAPSTTLPTGIPSPTPQTLTQVPRQTTVMIPTDDFPIGAMCTICLQPLEVGSTAKCKACGALFHQGCIDAWVELNRVCPNCNTPVEYYSIE